The genomic region GGTCACCTGGATAATAATGCCATTAATGTGGATTAAATTATAATGGACATACACATCCAAAACAAGCACagcaattattttaatatttggaaATGTCATGTTCTGAGTGTTGATGTGTTAAAGTGTTAATGGCACAAGTGTGAATCCCAGTGGACACACAGGGGACTACAACATGACAGCTGAACCTGTCTTATTTTAGTAAGGGCATCTCTACTTACTTGGAAATAAACTATGCACAGAAAGTAAGGAAATTTGTGTTTGGTAGATAATatctttgttgtaaaatgtattcttgCCAATGAATCTTATACCATTGGAAAACCTGATAAATACCTTATAAATGGTAACACATTTGTAAGGAAAAGGCATTTGTGGAATGAGGAGCAGAGCTGAGTATTGGGGTTGCGTCCATGAAAAATTTGCCAAATATTCTCTGTAATGCCAAACAGCTTTTCTTTGTTGACTCTTGTTTTGTGGATTGGGTGATTGAAGTAACAGGACATATTGTATTTATCAAGATGAATTTCTGCAACCAATGGCAATCCCATACCTCCACAGTCAGGGATCAAACTGTATCCTCCAAGATGACAATGCTCATCATCCCCACAGAGCAAAGTCTAGCAGAGGCTACCTCCAGAATGTGGGAGTGGAGAGGATGCAATGGCTTGCTAGCAGTCCTGACCTCTACCCATTGAACACTTGTGGGATCAGCTTGGGTGGACTGTTCGTGCCAGAGTGACCAACACAACCATGTTGGCTGACTTGCAACAAATGCTGGTTGAAGAATGGGATGCAGTCCCGCGGCAGTGCTGGTGACCAGCTTGAGGAGGTGGTGCCAGACTGTTGTGTCTGTCTAAAGGTTCTTCCACACGCTACTGACACTCCTGTTTGTTATATGAATAAATTGTGAAATTGACAATATGTCTTGTTACTTCAGACTTCAATCACCCAATCTACCAATCAACACCAAACAGGAATCAACAAAGAAATCATTTTGGCACTCTCAGTGAAGATTTGGCAAATTTTTCTGGGCACAACCCACATGCTCAGTTTTGCTGCTAatcccacaaatgcatgttccttGCAAATGTTTGaccatttaaaatggaaatgatcAGGGTTTTGAATGATGTAACATGCATTGCCAGTAGTCattgttaaaacacagaaataatctCCCGAACACAAATTTCCTTACTaacttatttagttgttttcataAGTAGGCTAATTAACACCAGCCGTTTTCCAGGCTTTCATTTGCCATAGTTGCTCTTTGTCTATGGTCATTTTCAGGAGTCTGGCTGACTACACCGATGTTCTATTGTAATATTTTCTCCCTTTGGTCCATAGTTCAAGGTGGTTGTCTGCAGttcttttcaagttttttttaagtctttattttccatttaaacattttactttccCTTTAATTCAGTCCTCAGGTCTGCAATTTCTTTTGCACTAGAGAGAAAGACATAAGAGGTAAACATTAAAACCAACACATCAGCGGTTATTTTTAATTCCATAACTGGGAATGTTTCAGCGTTCACCTGAGGGGAATGAGAATGATTCCACATGTCAGGTTGAGCTGCTGAAGGATTGTGAGAGGGCTGGGTGTGGAAAACTGGAGAGAAACATAGATAAGGTTAAGTATCACACAACCAGAAATGCATGAGGGCAGGGGTTCATtcttgtttgcatgcatgtgtatatgtactgtacaaacCTTTGGAGGTGGAATACAGGCACTGGGTGTGTTGCTGTAGATATGATTGATGGCTTTCTGGAGGATCACAGCCTGCTGAGTGAGGCTCTTCAGGTACTCTGAGCTTTCCTTTGTACTATCATGGTTCTCCCCAGTCTGCATTTGTGGAACAATGAAGTCTCTCAATTAAAATTATGAGCAAATGGAATGCATATAATAACAGCAAAGATGGCCTTCCAGCATACCTGGATTTTATATATTGAATACGCTTCTTTCTCGTGTTGAAGAGCTGATCGAAACTCTCCTTTGCTCTCATACACAGTGGCGAGCAGATGATGACTGCACAGAAGATAAACATGGAGGTAAtggaaacttttaaataaagaaaatgaagggATGGAACCATATATTAATAtgacaatcacacacacctggatTCTAAAGCATGTCAATCACTTTCTGAGATTGTCTGTAATTGTCATGTGTTGCAATTTGCGTTTGATGACTATAATAACACATGAAAACAGAggtacatgacaacaaactgTCTTACCTGTGTGCATGCTTTAGGGATGTGGCACCGTGGTATTTTGAGGTTGAAATTAAGGCATTCTGTAGGAACTTCAAGGAAAGCTCATACTCCATCAGTCCATGAAGTACTAGTCCCAGCATACTCTAATGTCATGGAGCACAACAGGAACATTAGGAACCCCAACAGATGGACAAGATGATATTATACCTTTTAGCACAAATAAGGCTTCAAGTTGCTATTGCCTGTTTGCATTTTCAGAATTTGATCTACTGTATTCTTGTTtgttgagaagaaaaaaaaaaaaactatactcaagtcctttttttccatgtggGGTCCTGATCCTACACTTTAATCGTCTTAAAAGTCTTCCCCACAGTACTTGAAAGGAATCAaacatttttgtgcaaaaaagtAAAGAGCAACACTATGTGCAGTAGGTGATATCCCACTTACATCCAGGTTTGCGACTTGTGGATGGTCCTCTCCACTCACAAGCAGTGTGAGGTACCGAGCGCGGTACAGCAGCTGTAGGGAGGTTGAATATCGGCCTCCAGCAAAGGAGTACAGGGCCAGGCAAATCTGAATTGAAAAAAGGAGAATACTTCCATGTGAAGTCATACGTGAAATATAACATTAATAGAATTAAGGAAGATGTTTGTAAGAAAACAACAGGGTTGGCATGTTATGGTACAACAATCTGTTTGTGGATTGATGAAAAAGGTAAAGGAACTCACATACTCTTGTATGGTCTGTGGATGATCTATACCTTTTATTCTCTCAGAAGTCATGACAACCTTTTCCTGGTGGCTGAGGGCCTGCGAGACATGGAGAGATAAGGGGAACATTACTTTATGAAAGCTCAAAAATTGTCATTGGTAACAATTCAGAAATCTGGAACCAGACTACCATAGGTTAAACGTCATGGTAGAAGAACAAGTTATGTAATGCATATTTACATCTGCATATTCCCCCAGGATGTAACAGATCTGTCCCAGGAGACGCAGGCACATGCACACGTCCTCATGCAGGACCCCACATACGCTGCTGAACAGAGTCAGGGCATGGCTAATCAATTCATAGCCATCTTTGAGTCGCCCTaaaagcaaacataaaacactacTGATGAGCCtagaatttacaaaaataatagcATCTGCTCTTTACATGAAGTACACTAAATCCAGTTGGTTGTCAGTGTCTAAGAAAGTTCGTTTTTTAGTGGTTACTAAGGTATTCTAAACGAAAATGATAATTTAGATTACTTTAGTAATCATCCTAtacatgactttaaaatgaattaaaaaatcaCAGTTTAAAATGGGGACAATACAATGTCCATTTGTGTTGTCAGTTCTACAGTGTTCTGTGGGCTAGATCACGCCAAGGAAGATAGAACtttgtgaatgtaaaatatACTGTTAACTTTACATCAAAAACATGACCTCATGagttacttgtgtgtgtgtgtgtgtgtgtctgtgtgtgtgtgtgtgttataaggTGAATAATGTGATAGTACTGTGTATTGATGCTTGTAGGGAAACATTAGATAGTTTTCCACAGGAGCCCTCCAGGTAATGACCACTTTATGCATCAAAGCAAGGTCACCACGTTACTAAATGTagacatatatactgtattttatgttcatattttatgttttcttacCCTGCTGTACTGCCACCTGTGCGTGTTGCACAAGTTGCGTGGCATCCGTTGCTGTAAATTTGAGATGTTTGACCACAGGGAACATGTTGATGACATCTTCCTCGCCAAACACTGGCCTGTGGCGAGACTCAAACACATACTCCCTCAGCTGCACCTAAATACAGAGAAAATGATGCAAGGgaactactgtattttaaagctgcactacaggacttttgcatttcaaataaCATAAGTCAATGCTGGAgatgattaaaaatgttaaggGCTTGATGAACCTCAGCAACCACAAATCCTGAAGCACAATGGCCTTAACCAGCACTCAACTGATATGTAGTCAGACCTCTCTCTTTTTAAGCATCAAATATGAGCAGGCATTTTTACCTCTGTGAGTTTGACAAAATAGAGGTGTGGCCAAAAATTACCTAAACCTAATCTTGACTTCTGACAGAGGTTAAAATGTtgtacaaaaacagtttttgccGCAGATTCAACCATAACAACCATTTTTGGTGAGTTTTCAATCAAAAGAGAACTTGCTACAAAAGGTGTGGTTTCAGCTCAACTTACTGCTAAAGTGCAACTTTAAGATAGACAGAATTCATTTAAGGTTATGGATAAATGTATTAGGAAGAGAAGCATGTTAGGTCTGACCTGTATGCCCGTCTTGATGGCAATCTCTCTCAGTAAGGAGATCCTCTGAAGGCTGTGCTTTTCTATTACTTCATCTACACTTTCACTGGACACAGAAAGGATGGCAGTGTAAAATCCTgatgcacatatacagtacacggagcacacgcacacacacaggcacaaacacacacctgtcaatTGTGTAGTGGTAATAGTCTCCAGCCTCAGTCCTGATCCGGCCCCACAGCTCACTGGGCGTCAGTCTAGCCCACACACTGTCTGTCAACAAGATGACTCTACTCCCGTGGCCCCTTCGCCGTCTGCTCCTGCGGCGAGAGAGCAACTCATCTGAGGAGGAGTCGGTaagacaggaggaggagctCAAGAAGCAGTTTAGGAAGTGACTGACAGCAGCTGAGAAAGCTGCAGGTTCCACATCCTGGGAGAAAATAAGGAGTATCTTCATATTAAAAACGTCATGCTAGatgcaaaatgttattttaatgtttcaatCTGAGCACTTCACCTGTAGATAGGTCCTAAAGATGTGTTTTGCACTTCTGATGATGACTTCACTGATAGAAATTCTCTGTGAAGGAACATTTGATCAGTTATGTGATCAGGAGGATGTCAGCATCCTGATATTTGTTGTCATGTTCAATACAACACAACGTTGTATTCTATTCTATCATATTACGAAAACAATGATCAGGGATAAACCTGATTAACACTTTATTAACAAACTTTGATCTAAACTTAGTCTGAGACTGACAAGCAAAGATGAGTAGCAGCCTAAGCCCACAGTTGTCTTGTTCTTGTTATTTGTTGTTCAGTGTATTGgaaatattaacatttctgtGTCCTAGCAGGTGTAATCTTCAGTGGTTTACAGGCATTTTTCTGTAGCTTCATTTCCTTGTCTTCTAGCAATGTTCCTCAAGAGTTGATGGACAGGAAACAATTGTGAAATAGGcctttgaaataataatatctaCATCATATCCTCGTCTTCTGCCTGGAACAAAATGGACCGCCATCAGGCCAAATTTATAAATATCTTACTCAATCCTTCACCCGAAAAAAGTAAGTAAGCAAGTACCTTTATGTGGCtgagtttctctctctcttccacccTGTCCAGCTCAGTCAGTAAGGTGCCCAGGTACCGTACGTTCACGCCTCTCTGGTGCAGCACTGAGGTCAGGGTCGCTCCATCCATTGGCACTACTGTGTGGTTCAGACAATCCCTAAGCtgtctcacacgcacacacacacacacacacacacacacacacacacacacacacacacacacacacacacacacacagcaagtgGAAACATCAATATCATCTTAAACTGCACATGATAGGTCTGAACATTATTGCTCCACACAAGACTCACCACTGCTGCAATCTGATTGGACAGTAGAAAAGCAGCCATGTCCCATAACAACTGTCTCTGCCTCTGAACCTCCTCAACACACTCAGAAGAGAAACGAACGCCTGCAGCAAAGACAGACAGTTCAATCATagtttgattatttcttttttacattatatacatgaccacgtttgtgtgtgcacacaagTGTGTTCAATACCTGGAGAGCAAACATTAGGATTGAAGCGGATGTCAAAGTTGGAGTCACTCACGGATCCGACAGCCTCACAAGCTTTCCTAATCACATTTTctacaaaagtaaaatatgaaTGCATTACTACAGTAAACTTTCACACAATGAAACAATCCTTACCACTTTGGCTTCAATTATGAGTTAACAATGAATATTTGCATAATTTGAGGGTCTATTAACTGTGtagtttgcttgtttgaaagccacaATGTGTCTTTCTCATGGGCAGGCAAAATTCTCTGGCCagccaaagcagagaaagggcaAAGTAACCTGAACAAGATTCCCAGTttatacctatcaccatttctagccactggggcaCCATATGTAGGCtaggggaactcatattattgttaaaaaacctcataaagtgtaatttttatgccatgggatcTTGAAGTACAACAACAAGTATATAATtattatcaggaaaatgtagatATTCATGAAAAGCCATAATGCAGCAGAATGTCCTCTCTGAGagttatattaatatttattatatcaCTGGGTCATTATTATTGGTGCATAAACTTGAAagcatcactttaatgttgtagTAGGTTGAGGTGGAACAAACGTAAATTAGTTTCTATACGGTTGgttattttaatctttaacaaagTATTCAAATTTCAAGAACTTATCCAATGTTTTGTACgtaaaatcttaatttgaaaaGTAAATAGTATAGCTGTCAGGTTTAGGGGGGAAAAGtttaaagtagcagaaaatgaaTACCCTGGAGTGAACATTGTACTTTAAGTAACACAGTACATCAACAAATTGTTACATTCAACCACTGGGAATAAACGTCCAACGTCTGCTTTGTCAGCCAACATGGATGACAGGTCCTCAGAACAACTGAACATAAACtacatctgctgatgaagaacATGCAATGTGTTTGAAAGCTCCAAAACAACTACTAAATGGACCTTGTaatgagattgttttttttccagctgttGTTTCCAATGTCAAGAATGAACTTACATGTCTTAGTACTGTTTGGCCTATTTTGTATCTCCTCACTCAGATTTCAGCCTGATTGCTGCTGGCAGAAACCCATTTTCCCCTGGTTTATCAATTACACCTAATTTAGCTGGTTCAATTCACCCATGTCAGCACCCGCTGTGGCTGTTTCTCCAGTTCTCGGCTCACAGAGCGCCTCTTCACTCTTCTCCGTGGATTTATCTTGTTCTTCTGGCTGAATGAGCCCCTGGGACACCATCTTGACATAAAGTTCATACCtgccacagaaaacacaaaaaagagagataatGTCCATTTCCAAAGCTCAGATCATCCGGCTGGATTAATAGTTACATGGTGGCTGTATCTGTGTCCTAGCAGCAAAAAGGTTCCACATCTACTCTTCCTCACCTATGCTGGACAAAGGCCTCTATCAGCTCTGGTCTCAGGCTGGCCAAGCTGTGATGATGTTGCCGTGGGTAACCAAAGCTCCGACACTCTTTCGgcacctccctcctctcctctgtctctgagaACTGGAAGTTACGGTCGGGGGGGAAGGTTCGGAGAAGGTCCAAGATGTAGGGTCTTCCGTCATTACCCAGGATGCCTTTGGTCTCAATGCCAGAGCAAAGCTCCACTGGGCTGTTGCTGTGGTCAAGCACTTTGTGACGTTGGATTCTTAGCGGTTTACTCGTTTTATCCAGAAGCTTCAGAAATCTGGAATAATGTTGAGAAAATTAAAGGTTCTTTGTTTGAATTTAGACTTGATCTTGCTCTCAATACCTGAAAAATAGCacgttattgttgttttttgagagtgtgtgtgtgttacctacCTGGGGtgtgtaaaaacagtttttccatAGTCATTAGAGCCATAGACAACACACTGCTCTTGATTTTTCTCCAGTATCCCAGGAACAATGGTCTGAGCGATAACACGGATGCCCCGATAATCCACCACAGCTGTTCCGAGTGTGTGAAGCCCCTCTATGTCCACAGATGCGTATGCCTGTAGCAAAGCAGcataaatatttttgtcaaGAACATGTTGGCAAGAACATGAAGGATATACcacttatatatatttacagtacaggccaaaggcctttttaagtacataattccgtatatatatttattgaaattttGAAAGTGGAACTATAAAAAGGAAAGTAGCAAATGCAACTGCAGGGAGAATATTTTATGGTGCATGACTGTTACGACTATAGTTTTTCCCTTTACAATTCACATAATGACACCCTTACAGGGCTATTGAATGTAATACTGTCCCTTCTGCAACAAATGTACTTTTAAACAGTAAATGCATCCCAAACACCTGACAACTCAGGAGGTGTTGCTGTGAGGATGTACCTGTGCTCCTGTCAGGTCACACAGGGCAGCAGCATGAGCAGCAGTGTTGCCCCCTAGTGGGCGGTAGTGCTCAGCTATGTCGAACCCCAGGCTGAAGAACAGGTTGTTCCAGATGAACATCTGCATATGAGGTGCCTCCCCTGGGTTTAACGGCATGGCATTACCGTCAATAACAGCTACAGCCCCTTGTGTTGCAGCAGCTACAAAGTCACTGTTGGTCTGGATAGAGAGATTAAAATCTTGGTTAACACAGTGTCACTTCCTTTATTTCAATGAAGAGCAATACAATGTCATACAAGAGCAGGAATTGTTCGTTGTTATGAAAGATCAACAGGACAGAGGAAGGGTAGGAGGTATACATCTGACATCTGTACTCCTGGGAATGGGAAAGAAGATGTCACAGTATAAATCTGTGGTCTCACCTTGAAtatgctcctctctctctgcaagCGCTCCTGTAGGGAGTTTCTGGTGAGTTCCCTGCATGCTTGCAGCTCCTCATTCCAGTCCCGACTCTGTGGCCATAAGACACAACCTACCTATCAGCATCACCATCACTACCCGTTtgaaacctttgtttttttgtatttgtgcgTGCATATCTGCCATAAATTCTGTACAATACTGCAATGTTA from Etheostoma cragini isolate CJK2018 chromosome 13, CSU_Ecrag_1.0, whole genome shotgun sequence harbors:
- the LOC117955009 gene encoding clustered mitochondria protein homolog isoform X1; translated protein: MGNIVQCCHTLSNYCKCKDAAVQGEAERSPLLSSDESECKLLSLSDDSEDDMLTASSGMTNPALEPEHFLFPDIVLSSTLGGEVTLVEPMVCLLVSEEEEGVRVDEPGDEGQERSNRWINRGFSEVETQTEVDTQIGMGVQTQTESQAEVQATEIRVCKNETVASNGNTPVNTGITEEMVMDVWEEHEILRQVDVLLEAQTSREKQSQIVTKVMSEKQKKRIDSGTWADMDIFVEVPRKVGRQTEENKLAFGDIDKEAKQEWKENYIHEEMTSTSTKHIFQTEQNAELIDKLNTDEENVFKLQQDTVTAQENADFAWTESTRENVKDNQQNSNSESEKATEHINNMDEKIESQKDIQLTKYGIKSTGIVDSFDPAECGVDLTQKSDPDDKEMGHVTVASDQNVNEMGCNINHGKTNNLSEDLTDQSDVNTQYIHCQDPAKMEEEDKKKALSNVEEEEAEMKKTLFLIDRLFLAAPHVKAPPGQLEESPEDAQQSDADKRNLSISDIDLQETHFTVKIQPPGTESFEFQVSGQMLVEELHQVLMEHKITCHRTCFSLHLGGIMLDSLTELRSVQGIQDRVQIKVVEDSYTVRDARLHLRHVRDLLRSLDPADAYNGVNCRSLSYLMFYTRGDKDSDRLVNRGASEKESFDCSPPEYILPGCKDRPLTPLQPLRDDWKPLQCLRVLTMSSWNPPPGNRKMHGDLMYINVLTMENRELNITSSTRGFYLNQSTAFNFNPKPAVPKILCHSLVELLSQVSPAFRKTFSVLQKKRVQQHPFERIAAPFQVFTWIARDGDHTLDCVREEETHTSRMGQDEHTAGQSRDWNEELQACRELTRNSLQERLQRERSIFKTNSDFVAAATQGAVAVIDGNAMPLNPGEAPHMQMFIWNNLFFSLGFDIAEHYRPLGGNTAAHAAALCDLTGAQAYASVDIEGLHTLGTAVVDYRGIRVIAQTIVPGILEKNQEQCVVYGSNDYGKTVFTHPRFLKLLDKTSKPLRIQRHKVLDHSNSPVELCSGIETKGILGNDGRPYILDLLRTFPPDRNFQFSETEERREVPKECRSFGYPRQHHHSLASLRPELIEAFVQHRYELYVKMVSQGLIQPEEQDKSTEKSEEALCEPRTGETATAGADMENVIRKACEAVGSVSDSNFDIRFNPNVCSPGVRFSSECVEEVQRQRQLLWDMAAFLLSNQIAAVLRDCLNHTVVPMDGATLTSVLHQRGVNVRYLGTLLTELDRVEEREKLSHIKRISISEVIIRSAKHIFRTYLQDVEPAAFSAAVSHFLNCFLSSSSCLTDSSSDELLSRRRSRRRRGHGSRVILLTDSVWARLTPSELWGRIRTEAGDYYHYTIDSESVDEVIEKHSLQRISLLREIAIKTGIQVQLREYVFESRHRPVFGEEDVINMFPVVKHLKFTATDATQLVQHAQVAVQQGRLKDGYELISHALTLFSSVCGVLHEDVCMCLRLLGQICYILGEYADALSHQEKVVMTSERIKGIDHPQTIQEYICLALYSFAGGRYSTSLQLLYRARYLTLLVSGEDHPQVANLDSMLGLVLHGLMEYELSLKFLQNALISTSKYHGATSLKHAHSHHLLATVYESKGEFRSALQHEKEAYSIYKIQTGENHDSTKESSEYLKSLTQQAVILQKAINHIYSNTPSACIPPPKFSTPSPLTILQQLNLTCGIILIPLSAKEIADLRTELKGK
- the LOC117955009 gene encoding clustered mitochondria protein homolog isoform X2: MGNIVQCCHTLSNYCKCKDAAVQGEAERSPLLSSDESECKLLSLSDDSEDDMLTASSGMTNPALEPEHFLFPDIVLSSTLGGEVTLVEPMVCLLVSEEEEGVRVDEPGDEGQERSNRWINRGFSEVETQTEVDTQIGMGVQTQTESQAEVQATEIRVCKNETVASNGNTPVNTGITEEMVMDVWEEHEILRQVDVLLEAQTSREKQSQIVTKVMSEKQKKRIDSGTWADMDIFVEVPRKVGRQTEENKLAFGDIDKEAKQEWKENYIHEEMTSTSTKHIFQTEQNAELIDKLNTDEENVFKLQQDTVTAQENADFAWTESTRENVKDNQQNSNSESEKATEHINNMDEKIESQKDIQLTKYGIKSTGIVDSFDPAECGVDLTQKSDPDDKEMGHVTVASDQNVNEMGCNINHGKTNNLSEDLTDQSDVNTQYIHCQDPAKMEEEDKKKALSNVEEEEAEMKKTLFLIDRLFLAAPHVKAPPGQLEESPEDAQQSDADKRNLSISDIDLQETHFTVKIQPPGTESFEFQVSGQMLVEELHQVLMEHKITCHRTCFSLHLGGIMLDSLTELRSVQGIQDRVQIKVVEDSYTVRDARLHLRHVRDLLRSLDPADAYNGVNCRSLSYLMFYTRGDKDSDRLVNRGASEKESFDCSPPEYILPGCKDRPLTPLQPLRDDWKPLQCLRVLTMSSWNPPPGNRKMHGDLMYINVLTMENRELNITSSTRGFYLNQSTAFNFNPKPAVPKILCHSLVELLSQVSPAFRKTFSVLQKKRVQQHPFERIAAPFQVFTWIARDGDHTLDCVREEETHTSRMGQDEHTAGQSRDWNEELQACRELTRNSLQERLQRERSIFKTNSDFVAAATQGAVAVIDGNAMPLNPGEAPHMQMFIWNNLFFSLGFDIAEHYRPLGGNTAAHAAALCDLTGAQAYASVDIEGLHTLGTAVVDYRGIRVIAQTIVPGILEKNQEQCVVYGSNDYGKTVFTHPRFLKLLDKTSKPLRIQRHKVLDHSNSPVELCSGIETKGILGNDGRPYILDLLRTFPPDRNFQFSETEERREVPKECRSFGYPRQHHHSLASLRPELIEAFVQHRYELYVKMVSQGLIQPEEQDKSTEKSEEALCEPRTGETATAENVIRKACEAVGSVSDSNFDIRFNPNVCSPGVRFSSECVEEVQRQRQLLWDMAAFLLSNQIAAVLRDCLNHTVVPMDGATLTSVLHQRGVNVRYLGTLLTELDRVEEREKLSHIKRISISEVIIRSAKHIFRTYLQDVEPAAFSAAVSHFLNCFLSSSSCLTDSSSDELLSRRRSRRRRGHGSRVILLTDSVWARLTPSELWGRIRTEAGDYYHYTIDSESVDEVIEKHSLQRISLLREIAIKTGIQVQLREYVFESRHRPVFGEEDVINMFPVVKHLKFTATDATQLVQHAQVAVQQGRLKDGYELISHALTLFSSVCGVLHEDVCMCLRLLGQICYILGEYADALSHQEKVVMTSERIKGIDHPQTIQEYICLALYSFAGGRYSTSLQLLYRARYLTLLVSGEDHPQVANLDSMLGLVLHGLMEYELSLKFLQNALISTSKYHGATSLKHAHSHHLLATVYESKGEFRSALQHEKEAYSIYKIQTGENHDSTKESSEYLKSLTQQAVILQKAINHIYSNTPSACIPPPKFSTPSPLTILQQLNLTCGIILIPLSAKEIADLRTELKGK